In a single window of the Raphanus sativus cultivar WK10039 chromosome 9, ASM80110v3, whole genome shotgun sequence genome:
- the LOC108823470 gene encoding inositol-pentakisphosphate 2-kinase yields MILEEKDASDWIYRGEGGANLVLAYAASSPLFVGKVIRIQKAPKANKTPNGVASVLTSNEQLLWREHKELISSPNKEVVEQRYVKDVIIPLLGPKHIDPGVRVSVTKEFLESVDKKVTKQRPPWRVNAANVDTSHDSALILNDHSLFSQGATSGGGDCLSVEIKPKCGFLPTSRFISDENKLKRSVSRFKMHQLLKLEHNEISEVSEYDPLDLFSGSRERVSEAVNALYSIPQNNFRVFLNGSLVLGGSGESTGRTSPETAHAFEDALKGFIETSDGLRTKGFLQLVSDTVYDSGVLDKLLEVQKLDKLDTEGAIHCYYNIINQPCPICKEAGTLEEEEESLHCLPLDESLKIVKDYLIAATAKDCSLMISFRLRNELDSAPSCDAVCLKSTNQTFDYKVHFIDLSLKPLKRMEAYYKLDNKIVSFYTRKQKGEEQVSDPKRSDS; encoded by the exons ATGATTCTGGAGGAGAAAGATGCATCCGATTGGATCTACAGAGGCGAAGGAGGTGCCAATCTCGTCCTCGCCTACGCTGCCTCCTCTCCTCTTTTC GTGGGGAAagtgattcgcattcagaaggCTCCTAAAGCAAACAAGACTCCGAACGGTGTTGCGTCTGTTTTAACAAGCAATGAGCAGCTTCTGTGGAGGGAACACAAGGAGCTCATTTCATCGCCAAACAAGGAAGTCGTTGAACAAAGATACGTTAAAGATGTGATCATCCCACTCTTGGGTCCTAAACATATAGACCCCGGA GTACGCGTTTCTGTGACCAAGGAGTTTCTTGAGTCTGTTGATAAGAAAGTTACTAAGCAGCGTCCCCCGTGGCGTGTCAATGCTGCTAATGTTGATACTAGTCATGACTCTGCTCTTATTTTGAATGATCATTCCCTTTTCTCTCAAG GGGCTACTAGTGGTGGTGGTGACTGCTTAAGTGTTGAAATAAAG CCCAAATGCGGATTTCTCCCAACCTCAAGGTTCATTAGTGATGAAAACAAACTCAAAAGAAGCGTCAGCCGTTTCAAAATGCACCAACTCTTAAAGTTGGAACACAACGAG ATATCTGAAGTAAGCGAATATGATCCTCTTGATCTCTTCTCTGGATCCAGAGAAAGAGTATCAGAAGCTGTAAACGCCTTATACTCCATCCCACAGAACAACTTCCGAGTCTTCTTGAACGGTTCTCTGGTATTAGGCGGTTCTGGTGAAAGCACAGGAAGAACCAGCCCCGAGACTGCACACGCCTTTGAGGATGCACTCAAAGGCTTCATTGAAACAAGCGATGGTCTTAGAACAAAAGGCTTTCTGCAGCTAGTGTCGGATACTGTATATGATTCAGGAGTGCTCGATAAGCTTCTTGAAGTCCAGAAGCTGGACAAGCTAGACACTGAAGGAGCGATTCATTGTTATTACAATATAATCAACCAGCCTTGTCCTATATGTAAAGAAGCTGGAAcgttggaggaggaggaggagtctcTGCACTGTTTACCTTTGGATGAAAGCTTGAAGATCGTCAAGGACTATCTGATTGCTGCAACTGCTAAGGATTGTAGTCTTATGATCAGTTTTCGATTGAGGAATGAACTGGATTCCGCACCTTCTTGTGATGCCGTCTGTCTAAAATCGACCAATCAGACGTTTGATTACAAG GTACACTTCATTGATTTGAGCTTGAAACCATTGAAGAGAATGGAGGCATACTACAAACTGGATAACAAGATAGTTAGCTTCTACACTCGGAAGCAGAAGGGAGAAGAACAAGTCAGCGATCCAAAACGTTCAGATAGCTAA